A DNA window from Tachysurus fulvidraco isolate hzauxx_2018 chromosome 4, HZAU_PFXX_2.0, whole genome shotgun sequence contains the following coding sequences:
- the ifngr1l gene encoding interferon gamma receptor 1-like produces the protein MLKSPTFTFVLCVYVCLNRALSGPVITDVRLTCHNFKNVLYWNYSAPDPNPEFSITIRGYENADKSVLTTNQTYLDISEYTQHAEDGYSVQLTAQANGSELKNSSARILFSYNENIPTDFKCVVDFPPLKLSVTDRRVNLSFTHPFYFHNAESLNDYFSCKISYNKTERICEPCYVEDVMCTEEFELSESLYGKCMDVHIMGSVNGIPTEIDKKVCGPEAPIVTDWTMIITILLCSGFSILLLTIWGVIMYKKLIQSDSQSALSKLLGIVKADHVNVPEQPTLSKVTSVGHTPLLETTDQIFVDTSTSKFEDNSHFPNHFISNVALTEKQEHPDEEEEEEDEADSEVFDSGNSFSGYDSHKFPIDMGQGDIVEAYGPR, from the exons GTCCCGTCATAACCGATGTCCGTTTGACATGCCACAATTTTAAGAATGTGTTATATTGGAACTACAGCGCACCCGATCCGAATCCTGAATTCAGCATAACAATTAGAGGATATGAAAA TGCAGACAAGTCAGTTCTCACCACCAATCAGACTTACCTGGATATCAGTGAATACACTCAGCATGCTGAGGATGGTTACAGCGTACAATTGACAGCTCAAGCCAACGGATCAGAACTTAAAAATTCATCTGCACGCATTCTCTTTAGCTATAACGAGAACATTCCCACTGATTTTAAAT gcGTGGTGGACTTCCCACCATTGAAACTTTCTGTCACTGACCGCAGAGTCAACCTCTCCTTCACTCATCCCTTTTATTTCCATAATGCTGAATCCCTCAATGATTATTTTTCATGCAAGATTTCTTATAACAAG ACGGAGAGAATCTGTGAACCCTGTTATGTGGAAGATGTTATGTGTACAGAAGAGTTCGAGCTATCTGAGAGTCTTTATGGGAAATGCATGGATGTACACATCATGGGATCTGTTAATGGCATACCAACTGAAATTGACAAAAAGGTGTGCGGCCCTGAAGCACCTATTGTTACAG atTGGACAATGATTATAACCATTTTGCTATGCTCTGGGTTCAGCATTCTGCTCCTAACAATATGGGGAGTCATTATGTACAAGAAACTGATTCAGTCTGACTCTCAAAGTGCACTCTCCAAACTCCTG GGAATAGTGAAAGCTGATCACGTCAATGTGCCCGAGCAGCCCACTCTGTCCAAGGTGACCTCTGTAGGTCACACCCCTCTGCTGGAGACCACCGATCAGATCTTTGTAGACACATCCACCTCCAAGTTTGAAGACAACTCTCACTTCCCCAATCACTTCATTTCTAATGTAGCATTGACAGAAAAGCAAGAACACccagatgaggaggaggaagaggaggatgaagcAGATTCTGAAGTCTTTGACAGTGGTAACAGCTTCTCAGGCTATGACAGCCATAAGTTCCCTATTGACATGGGACAAGGAGACATAGTAGAAGCCTATGGGCCGCGTTAG
- the rab23 gene encoding ras-related protein Rab-23, with amino-acid sequence MLEEDMEVAIKVVVVGNGAVGKSSMIQRYCKGIFTKDYKKTIGVDFLERQIVVNDEDVRLMLWDTAGQEEFDAITKAYYRGAQACVLVFSTTDRESFEAISSWREKVEIEVGDIPTVLVQNKIDLLDDTVIKNEEAEGLAKKLKLRFYRASVKEDLNVNEVFKYLAEKYLQRLKQQTAEDPEVVHTSSNKIGVFNTSSGNQPNQNSSDLNGREVINLRPNKQRTKKNKIAFGSCRLL; translated from the exons ATGTTGGAAGAGGATATGGAGGTGGCCATCAAGGTGGTGGTCGTGGGCAACGGTGCTGTAGGAAAGTCGAGCATGATCCAGAGATACTGCAAGGGCATCTTCACCAAGGACTACAAGAAGACCATTGGTGTCGACTTCCTGGAAAGGCAAATAGT AGTAAACGATGAGGATGTGCGGTTGATGTTGTGGGACACAGCAGGCCAGGAGGAGTTCGATGCAATCACTAAGGCTTATTACCGAG GTGCCCAGGCCTGCGTCCTCGTCTTCTCCACCACGGACAGAGAGTCGTTCGAGGCCATCAGCAGCTGGAGGGAGAAAGTGGAGATAGAAGTTGGCGACATTCCTACCGTTCTGGTGCAGAACAAAATCGACCTCCTGGATGACACGGTGATAAAAAA tgaggaagcagagggtcTTGCTAAGAAGCTCAAGTTGAGATTCTACCGGGCTTCAGTGAAAGAGGATCTCAATGTCAACGAAG TTTTTAAATATCTAGCGGAAAAATACCTGCAAAGACTGAAGCAACAGACTGCTGAAGATCCCGAAGTCGTTCACACATCAAGCAATAAAATTG GCGTGTTCAACACTAGCAGTGGCAACCAACCGAACCAGAACTCCAGCGATCTCAATGGCCGTGAGGTCATCAACCTGCGACCGAACAAGCAGAGAACTAAGAAGAATAAAATCGCCTTCGGTAGCTGCAGACTTCTCTAG